One genomic window of Halobellus limi includes the following:
- a CDS encoding DUF433 domain-containing protein, which yields MTIPVVSTPDVLGGKPRIEGIRVGVQQLGALVREHGWSTTAVADEFDLTADEIDAALEYYDANPDEMAAIADEAATTRERLRETSRAPK from the coding sequence GTGACGATACCCGTGGTGTCGACACCGGACGTCCTCGGTGGCAAGCCACGCATTGAAGGGATCCGCGTTGGCGTGCAGCAGCTCGGGGCGCTCGTCCGCGAACACGGATGGTCGACGACAGCGGTCGCCGACGAGTTCGACCTGACCGCCGACGAGATCGACGCTGCATTGGAGTACTACGACGCCAATCCCGACGAGATGGCGGCGATCGCCGACGAGGCCGCGACGACCCGCGAGCGACTGCGCGAGACGAGTCGCGCTCCGAAGTAA